A part of Puntigrus tetrazona isolate hp1 chromosome 21, ASM1883169v1, whole genome shotgun sequence genomic DNA contains:
- the LOC122326765 gene encoding olfactory receptor 146-like, which yields MDNLTFRYSILLVEGLKVTHQSSYPVFIVLFLAYIFAIVSNITLIFIISTEKKLHDPMHFLFCNLPVNDVIGTTVILPRLMQDILREASERYITYMECVIQAYFVHVFTAACHYVLMIMAFDRYVAICNPLRYSAIMTNKMVIKLSALAWGLAVLMVTIMIGLTLRLTHCRSTIENPFCDNASLFKLSCENVAINNAFGLIYSIIIACLSAVSIFITYIKIAVLCIRSKNKALNSKAIKTCSTHLAVYIIMFISGAIFIFLHRFPEYSESRKLGSIMFHIIPPGLNPLVYGLQTKEIRQNIVKVWKRKIWNS from the coding sequence ATGGACAACCTGACGTTTAGATACAGCATTCTTCTTGTGGAGGGACTCAAAGTTACACATCAGTCCTCCTACcctgtttttattgtgcttttcttagcttatatttttgcaattgtaTCAAATATTACActtatatttatcatttcaaCAGAGAAGAAACTGCATGACCCTATGCATTTTCTGTTCTGTAACCTGCCAGTAAATGATGTAATAGGGACAACTGTCATTTTGCCACGCCTAATGCAAGATATTTTGAGAGAAGCCTCAGAGcgttatattacatatatggAATGTGTTATTCAAGCTTATtttgtgcatgtatttacaGCAGCGTGTCACTATGTGTTAATGATTATGGCGTTTGACAGATATGTGGCTATATGCAATCCACTGAGATATTCTGCTATAATGACCAATAAAATGGTTATTAAACTATCAGCATTAGCCTGGGGGCTAGCAGTACTTATGGTGACAATAATGATAGGTCTGACTCTTCGTCTGACTCACTGCAGATCAACAATTGAAAACCCTTTCTGTGATAATGCCTCACTTTTTAAACTGTCCTGTGAAAATGTAGCTATTAACAATGCATTTGGACTTATTTATTCCATAATTATAGCCTGTCTGTCAGCAGtatctatatttataacatacatcaAGATTGCTGTTCTATGTATAAGGAGCAAAAACAAAGCACTCAACAGCAAAGCTATAAAAACCTGTAGCACTCATTTAGCTGTTTATataatcatgtttatttctggagccatttttatttttcttcatcgTTTCCCTGAATATTCTGAAAGTAGGAAACTAGGTAGTATAATGTTTCACATTATTCCACCAGGATTAAATCCCTTAGTATACGGTTTACAAACCAAAGAGATAAGACAGAATATTGTTAAAGTTTGGAAGAGAAAAATATGGAATTcttga